DNA from Corynebacterium aurimucosum ATCC 700975:
CGCGCGGGACTCCTCGTAGACTGGTTGCCATGGATTTTCTCAGCCCCGCTGGGCGCTATGCCCCGAGCCCGTCCGGAGATCTGCATCTGGGTAACCTGCGCACGGCGTTGCTGGCTTGGCTCTACGCCCGAAGCAGTGGGCGCCGCTTCCTTGTTCGCGTGGAAGACATTGACACGCAGCGCTCCTCCCGGGAGTCGGCACAACGCCAGTTGGAGGACCTTGCCGCGCTCGGCCTGGACTGGGACGGGGAAGTCATCTACCAGCAGGATCGCTATGCGGCTTATGAGGCGGCGCTGGCGCAGCTTCCTACCTTTGAGTGTTACTGCTCGCGCAAAGATATCCAGGAAGCTTCCCGTGCGCCGCATGCTATTCCTGGGCAGTATCCGGGAACGTGCCGCGATCTCAGTGACGCCGAGCGCAAGGCCAAACGCGCCGAGCTCGCCGCCCAGAACCGCGTGCCCGCCATACGCTTGCGTGCTGACGTCTCCTCCTTCACCATCCATGACGCCTTCGCCGGCGAGTACACCGGGGAGGTGGATGACTTCATCTTGCGCCGTGGCGGCCAGCCCCCGGCGGATCCGAGCCAGGGTATGGACTGGGCCTATAACTTGGCGGTCGTCGTTGACGATGCCTTCCAAGGTGTCGATCAGATCGTGCGCGGCGATGACTTGCTGTCTTCCGCCCCGCGTCAGGCCTACCTGGCGCACAAGCTGGGCTATCCGGAGCCGGAGTTCGTTCATGTCCCGCTCGTGCTGAATTCGAACAACGTCCGCCTGTCCAAGCGCGATGGGGCAGTAACTCTCCGCCAGTTACTCGCGGATCCGGGGCGAGAACTAAGCGATGTGATCCGCCTGCTCTCCCGCTCGCTGGGCTATGACGCCGAAGGGATTAATACCGCCGCGGACCTCCTCGAACGCTTTATCCCCGATAAGCTTTCACGGGAGCCCTTTGTCTGGGATGGAACGGTGTAGAACGGAGCAGCATGGAAGCCTTTGAGTACGCCCATCTGGAAGACGGTCTAGACTACCTCTATGACTTCTTTGAAGAGGACTTGGAGGAGCGCGTGCGCGCCGGGCGCGAGCTGCTACCGGCGGGCATGGAAGACATCCTGGGGGATAGCACACTGGATGACTACGTGTGGCTGTGGATCAAAGAACCGGGGCCCAACGGTTTCCGCCAGTACCTGCGCGATGGCGGCTATGGCGAGGCCGAGGTGAAAGAGGCCCTCCTGCTTGCCCGCACCGAGTGGGGCATGAACACCCCGCCACACGTGGAGTGGCTCAAGGAAGACGGCTACGAGGCTCCCGAGTTCGATTAACAGCGTTTGGGTTGGATTGCACGGCTGGCAGACGGGCTGCAAAGAAACCAAAGTACTGAAACCTTATGCGAAGTGTTGCATGTAACCACCTGGGGTTTTCCGTTTGGAGTTCCGCAAATGGTTCCCCTACTTTGGGGCTTAAGGGACATTTCGTGTGGATAAACCGATACGGATTCCTGGGGCAGCCTGGGATAATACGGTGATCTTGATTTTGAATCGGTTCCAACGGCCCGATCTGTGAAATCAACACCGGATAGTCCTAGGTCTGTGATAAGGGGACTGCTGCTGGTGCGGTAAGGCCAATTCCTATGGCTAATAGGAATCGGCCGTCGTGTGACATGTGCGGCCACGGATTGGTTAAGAACGGCAAAACCGCGGCAGGAACCCAACGCTGGTTGTGTCCTCAGTGCAACGTTTCATCGATTAATACCCGCGCACACACCAGCGATATTCGGCACTTCAAAATCTTTATCGACTGGATTCTTTCCGGCGAATCCGCAGACCATTTAGCCAAACGCCTTGGGGTAACAAGGCGGACTTTAACCCGGTGGTTCAAGCTGCTGTGGTTTATCACCGTGCCCACGACTACTGACCCCTATCGGGTTTATGACCAGGTCTTTATCGACGGCACCTACTTCCACAAAAAATGCCTGCTGGTAGCCTGCACCGAAACACACGTCATCGCCTGGCACTGGTGCCTGCGTGAAAGCTCCTACGAGTACCTGAAACTGCTCGACAAAATCGCGCAACCACTCATCGTCACCACCGACGGGGCAGGCGGAGCACTCAAGGCACTGCGCATTAAATGGCCCGACGTTGCCATCCAGCGTTGCTTAGTCCACGTCCAGCGCAACACTTTTGCTGATATCAGCCGCAACCCGATTCACCCAGCGCATAAAGCAATCCGGAAACTGGGCTACATGCTCGTCCAGGTACACAACCGTGAAGATGCTGCGCGGTTTACTGCTGCAGTCCACCACACCCGCATTACCTTTGCTGATTGGCTTAAAGAGCGAACCTACCGCAGTGCTATACCAGCAGGCCAAGTACCGAAATGGGTCAGCCCCAACCAGAAATGGTGGTACACCCACCGCAACGCCCGCAGGGCTCTAAAACGGCTAGAAAAGCTTATTCACGCTGGACAATTATTTACTTTCCTTGACCCGCCTGAAGGTGTCACACAGGACTTAAAAGCCACCACAAACCTGCTGGAAGGCGGCATCAACAAACAACTCAAAGACTTAGCAGGAAACCATCGGGGCATGTTCGATGAGCATCAGCGCATCACCATGGACTGGTGGCTCTACACCCACACCGAAGACCCGGTAGCGCCACTGGAGTTAACCAAGCAACAAGACTTCGGACGCCAAGGAGAAAAAGCAGCACGCGCAGCCTGGGCAAAAGAAGAACTCACACGACGTGGCCACCCAGACGGACGACCAGCCACATACGACACCCACATCGACAACGAATGGAACCCCAGCTTAGGCATAAGAAAAGGCTGGGCCGGACGCTCCTAAATCCACACGAAATGTCCCTTAGCGCGACACGCCGCAAATCCACACGAAATGTCCCTTAAGCCCAAATCCACACGAAATGTCCCTTAAGCCTACTTTGGTTCCTTTGCCCGGTCGGCTTAAGGCTTAAGGGTCTACAGTGCTAAATGCGAGAAATCCCGGACCTCTTAGCGTGATGCTGTGAAGCCCGGGATTTCCCAGTGGCGGAGGATAGGGGATTTGAACCCCTGAGGGATGTGACTCCCGCACGCGTTCCAGGCGTGTGACATAGGCCGCTAGTCGAATCCTCCGCTGAGAAACATTACATGAGCCCCCTAATGAAGCAAAATCGCCAGGTCAGCGCGAAGAACTTGAGGGTTTAGGGGCGCGAGGTAAGAAGTGCGCTTGGAAGCGGAGCGGGAGCCGGGCGGTGGGGGAGCGGTTTGGCGTCGACAAGCAAGGCACGCTAGGCTAGACTGCAGGATTCCGCGTGGCGTCCATCCTCTGAACTCCCCCAGGGCAGGAATGCAGCAAGGGTCAGGAGGCTCTGGCGGGTGCGCGGGGTCCCCTTTTATTTTGTGTGCTTTAACACGGGGGATGTAACGGGGCGTTAGTATGGTTGCCATATGTCCGCACTACGTCCCGGAAGGAAGACGGATGTCTCTTCTTAATCTTGAAAAGTCCGAGCTTACTGAGCTTGCCGCGCAGGTACGCAAGGACTACGAGGCCCTCAAGGCTGAGGGTTTGGAACTTGACTTGACCCGAGGAAAGCCGTCTAAGGCTCAGCTTGATCTGTCCAATGATCTGCTCGTCCTGCCGGGCCGCGGCCACTACACCGATGCCGCAGGCAATGACCTGCGCAACTACGGTAACCAGAAGGGCATCAAGGAGCTGCGTGAACTGTGGGGCAAGCTCACCAACATGGATCCGGAGCTCCTCATCGCGGCGGATTCTTCCTCCCTGAACATCATGTATGACCTCATCCTGTGGGCCTACACCTTCGGCACCAACAGCTCTGAGAAGCCGTGGTCCAAGGAAGAGACCATCAAGTGGATCTGCCCCACCCCGGGATATGACCGCCACTTCGCCATCACGGAATCCTTCGGCTTCGAGCTGATTTCGGTACCGATGGAAGAAGACGGCCCGGACATCGAGGCGGTAGAGGAGCTGGCCAAGGACCCGCAGGTCAAGGGCATGTGGGTAGTGCCGATGTTCTCCAACCCTTCGGGCGCTGTCATCTCTGAAGAGAAGACTCGCCGCCTTGCAGCGATGGAGACCGGTGCACCGGACTTCCGCATCGTGTGGGATAACGCTTATGCCGTGCACACGCTGACCGAGGACTTCCCGGAGGTTCTGCCGATTCTGGAGATTGCAGAGCAGGAAGGTAACCCGGACCGCTTCTGGGCTATGTCCTCGTCGTCGAAGATCACCTTCGCTGGCTCCGGCGTGAGCTTCTTCGGATCCTCCGCGGACAACCTGAAGTGGTACCTGGAACATGCCGGAATCCGCGGCATTGGCCCGAACAAGATTAACCAGCTGGCACACTACGAGTTCTTTGGTTCCGCCGAGGGCGTGCGTGCGGTTATGCGCCGCCACGCTGCGCTGCTGGCGCCGAAGTTCGAAGCGGTTCTGCGCATCCTGGATAAGAACCTCACCCATCACGAAATCGCTGATTGGACCCACCCGGAGGGTGGCTACTTCATCTCCCTGAACGTGCTGGAGGGCACCGCGACCCGCGTGTGGGAGCTGGCCCGCGATGCCGGCATTCTCCTGACCAAGGCTGGCTCGGCCTTCCCCTACGGCAAGGACGAGAAGGACCACAACATTCGCTTGGCCCCGTCCCTGCCGCCGCAGGAAGAAGTTGAGGCAGCAATGGATGGCGTGGCCACCTGTGTGTTGCTCGCCGCACTGGAGAAGCTGGGGGCATAAGGCAATCAACTCTGACGAGACGGCCTACTGGCTCGACCAGATTATTCCCGCTGAACTGGCGTTTAAGAATGTCGAGGGGCAGCGCTTGGGCTTAGCTTCGCTGGAGGGTGAACAGTCCCTTGCGGTCACTTGTGGATTCGCCGACGTCGATACCGGCTTGGCGCACGCCGAGCAGGGGATCGATGTGCGCTGCGAGCTCCTCACCGTCGCCCGCACCAACCAGGCTGAAGCGGCTGCTGCAGTGAGTGCGGCAGCGGCATTGCTCACAGAGTCCGCAGGCTTGCTGCCCGCGCAGCCGGGTTTGCTCCTGCCCAAACTTTTTGCTGAAGGGGACGAGCGCTTCGCCCACGTGAGCGTGCGTCATGGCATGCTCATCGCCCCGTACCTGTGGGGTGGACAGACCCCGCAGGTGGCGGAGGAGGGCCGCCTGACACTGGTCTGCCAACTGCTGATGCTGAGCGACGCCGAGTACGCCTACGCCGTCGAGGAAGGCGTGCCGGCGCTGCAGCAGGCGGTGGCGGAGCAAGGCATCGATCTACTGGATTGGCAGCGCTCGGAGTGACGTGTCGGGGCGAGACGCTAGACTGACTAACCGTGGCTCTTTACCGGAAATATCGTCCAGCAACGTTCGCGGAAGTGGTAGGCCAAGAGCAGGTCACCACGCCGTTGTCCGCCGCCCTTGATGCGGGGCGCATTAACCATGCCTACCTCTTTTCCGGCCCGCGTGGCTGCGGAAAGACGTCGTCTGCGCGCATCATGGCCCGCTCGCTGAACTGCGAACAGGGCCCCACCTCCACGCCGTGCGGGGTGTGCGATTCCTGCGTCTCGCTGGCCCCTGGCGGGCCGGGCAACTTGGATGTCACGGAGCTCGATGCCGCTTCCCACAATGGTGTCGAGGACATGCGTGAGCTGCGTGACCGCGCCTACTACGCGCCGGCGGAGTCGCGCTACCGCATCTTCATCATCGATGAGGCCCACATGATTTCCGCCTCCGGTGCCAATGCTTTGCTCAAGGTGGTAGAGGAGCCACCGGAGCACGTGATCTTTATCTTTGCCACGACGGAGCCGGAAAAGATCATCGGCACCATCCGCTCGCGTACCCACCACTACCCCTTCCGCCTGCTAACCCCGCCGGCGATGAAGGGGCTGTTGGAGCGCACCGTGGCCTCGGAGAACGTCCACGTGGATGACACCGTGTACCCCATGGTCATCCAGGCCGGCGGCGGGTCACCGCGTGACACGTTATCCATCCTGGACCAGCTGTTGGCGGGCGCGGGGCCCGATGGCTTGACCTACGATGTGGCCCGTCCGCTTCTGGGTGTCACGGACGAGGGCTTGCTGGATAACACGATTGAGGCTCTGGCTAGCCAGGATAAAGCGGGGCTTTTCCGGCTTGTCGACGATGTCATTGAAGCCGGCCACGATCCCCGTCGTTTTGCTATTGACCTCTTGGATCGTTTGCGGGATTTGATGATCTTGCAGGCCGTGCCATCCGCGTTGGAGGAAGGTTTGGTCTCGGCTCCGACTGACCGCGGGGAAGTACTGACTGCCCAGGCGCAGCGTTTCTCCGGCCCGCAGCTGGCCTACCTGGCGGAAACCGTCAACGAGCGCGTGTCCTCCCTGCGGGGAGCGACGTCCCCACGGCTACTTCTAGAAATTTTGTGTGCGCACCTCATCGTTGGTGCCGCCCCCGCAGCGGCAGCGGCCGGTCAGCTACCCACCGCTGCCCCGCAAGGTGCGGGAGCGCAGCCTTCGGCACCCGCAGGGCAGCCCACCGCGCCTGCTCAGCGCCAGCAATCTGCGGTCGCCAGCGCCCAGGATCCCGCGGCCGCCGCTGCGGCTATCATCGCGCAGCGCCGCAGCCGTCAAGCAGCAAAGCAAGAGGCCCAGCAACAGCAACCACTGCAGCAACCGCAGCAGGCCGAAAAGGCTCAGGAAGCAGTCCAGCAGGCGCAGCAGACCCCAGCCCCCGAGGACTCGCAGCCCCAAGTGCCAGAGCGTTCTGCACAGCCGGAGGCGCAGCCTGAGCCGCAGCCAGAGCAGCCTAAACAGCGCCAAGAGCAGCCGGAGCGCCAGCAACAGGAACAGCACGAACAGCAGCAACAGGAGCAGACGGAACAACAAGAACAGGCTCGAGAACAGCATCCTGAGGCTGAGCAGCCTCAGGACCCAGCCGC
Protein-coding regions in this window:
- the gluQRS gene encoding tRNA glutamyl-Q(34) synthetase GluQRS, which produces MDFLSPAGRYAPSPSGDLHLGNLRTALLAWLYARSSGRRFLVRVEDIDTQRSSRESAQRQLEDLAALGLDWDGEVIYQQDRYAAYEAALAQLPTFECYCSRKDIQEASRAPHAIPGQYPGTCRDLSDAERKAKRAELAAQNRVPAIRLRADVSSFTIHDAFAGEYTGEVDDFILRRGGQPPADPSQGMDWAYNLAVVVDDAFQGVDQIVRGDDLLSSAPRQAYLAHKLGYPEPEFVHVPLVLNSNNVRLSKRDGAVTLRQLLADPGRELSDVIRLLSRSLGYDAEGINTAADLLERFIPDKLSREPFVWDGTV
- a CDS encoding IS256-like element ISCau1 family transposase, with amino-acid sequence MANRNRPSCDMCGHGLVKNGKTAAGTQRWLCPQCNVSSINTRAHTSDIRHFKIFIDWILSGESADHLAKRLGVTRRTLTRWFKLLWFITVPTTTDPYRVYDQVFIDGTYFHKKCLLVACTETHVIAWHWCLRESSYEYLKLLDKIAQPLIVTTDGAGGALKALRIKWPDVAIQRCLVHVQRNTFADISRNPIHPAHKAIRKLGYMLVQVHNREDAARFTAAVHHTRITFADWLKERTYRSAIPAGQVPKWVSPNQKWWYTHRNARRALKRLEKLIHAGQLFTFLDPPEGVTQDLKATTNLLEGGINKQLKDLAGNHRGMFDEHQRITMDWWLYTHTEDPVAPLELTKQQDFGRQGEKAARAAWAKEELTRRGHPDGRPATYDTHIDNEWNPSLGIRKGWAGRS
- a CDS encoding aminotransferase class I/II-fold pyridoxal phosphate-dependent enzyme, translated to MSLLNLEKSELTELAAQVRKDYEALKAEGLELDLTRGKPSKAQLDLSNDLLVLPGRGHYTDAAGNDLRNYGNQKGIKELRELWGKLTNMDPELLIAADSSSLNIMYDLILWAYTFGTNSSEKPWSKEETIKWICPTPGYDRHFAITESFGFELISVPMEEDGPDIEAVEELAKDPQVKGMWVVPMFSNPSGAVISEEKTRRLAAMETGAPDFRIVWDNAYAVHTLTEDFPEVLPILEIAEQEGNPDRFWAMSSSSKITFAGSGVSFFGSSADNLKWYLEHAGIRGIGPNKINQLAHYEFFGSAEGVRAVMRRHAALLAPKFEAVLRILDKNLTHHEIADWTHPEGGYFISLNVLEGTATRVWELARDAGILLTKAGSAFPYGKDEKDHNIRLAPSLPPQEEVEAAMDGVATCVLLAALEKLGA
- a CDS encoding suppressor of fused domain protein, which encodes MAWPPVCCSPHWRSWGHKAINSDETAYWLDQIIPAELAFKNVEGQRLGLASLEGEQSLAVTCGFADVDTGLAHAEQGIDVRCELLTVARTNQAEAAAAVSAAAALLTESAGLLPAQPGLLLPKLFAEGDERFAHVSVRHGMLIAPYLWGGQTPQVAEEGRLTLVCQLLMLSDAEYAYAVEEGVPALQQAVAEQGIDLLDWQRSE
- a CDS encoding DNA polymerase III subunit gamma and tau; amino-acid sequence: MALYRKYRPATFAEVVGQEQVTTPLSAALDAGRINHAYLFSGPRGCGKTSSARIMARSLNCEQGPTSTPCGVCDSCVSLAPGGPGNLDVTELDAASHNGVEDMRELRDRAYYAPAESRYRIFIIDEAHMISASGANALLKVVEEPPEHVIFIFATTEPEKIIGTIRSRTHHYPFRLLTPPAMKGLLERTVASENVHVDDTVYPMVIQAGGGSPRDTLSILDQLLAGAGPDGLTYDVARPLLGVTDEGLLDNTIEALASQDKAGLFRLVDDVIEAGHDPRRFAIDLLDRLRDLMILQAVPSALEEGLVSAPTDRGEVLTAQAQRFSGPQLAYLAETVNERVSSLRGATSPRLLLEILCAHLIVGAAPAAAAAGQLPTAAPQGAGAQPSAPAGQPTAPAQRQQSAVASAQDPAAAAAAIIAQRRSRQAAKQEAQQQQPLQQPQQAEKAQEAVQQAQQTPAPEDSQPQVPERSAQPEAQPEPQPEQPKQRQEQPERQQQEQHEQQQQEQTEQQEQAREQHPEAEQPQDPAAEIRGRWSDLRATIGRRNKVAEIMLAEARVLGVRDDTLVLGHTTGALAERINSPGTNEVIVTVLQEELNRTLKVTCVIGTDPKAHGFTVTEPVQRTQWNPNQPPREPAEPDEEAESPETPDDATDSHSSETAPASTAETESEEVGKTSEPEVKERGDASDDPWGAPRRIGQQGPSSEMTADQPQSQHGAREDAGTRPETAPRGAAVPPKREARGSQWRSRIAQASQVAAQRDEEFSKVPKFGNGVPLPPEPGPDEGEFEAPPEDYGPPAGMGGAPESAGQAPAAPQQPAPQQAPAPQPEYTRADEEREMMEAAQNAGEMDHRNATEVAMELLAQELGARRL